The DNA segment ccttgttcacatttttttatattttttcaacatTTATACTAAGCAATCACTTTCTTCATTTTTCACTATTTAATTTGGACACTGAATTAGGACGCTGTTTTTTCCATCACTCTTTTGGACAAGAAAAAACTGTCAGTAACTTTAAGATCATGCACTATGTACTTTGAACAAATCTACAAATCTACTCTTCTATAGAACATTCGGCACATCAGGCCACTTTTTTATCATTTGCTTTCTTTATTTCTTGATTCCATCTTGTAAttgttgtaacatggatccatgaacagttTTAATTGTAATTACATGTTTTTTGAGTTATCTATTGTGAAATAGATTTTTAACATATTGTGTAATAAATTTCTATACATTTTAAACCTTTTAATCTACATATTTTCACCTTTTCGTATATACCTTCATATTtggtatatataccattacctgtatTCTCAACTCCACACCTCAGCCTTTGTTGGCGCTCCCCTCCATCCCCCTTTTCCATTGGTGAAACATACGTTGGAGCTATCTTCGTGACATCATAGTAAGGGCAGAGATTTAGCTTCTGGATCCTTGACAAAGTTAAACATTCATTGGTAAAATGTACGTCGGAGCTATCTTTGTGAGGTCACAGTAAGGGTGGAGACTTACCTTCTGGATCCTTGACAAAGCCAAGCGTTCATTGGTGAAACATACGTTGGAGCTATCTttgtgatgtcacagtaagagcaGAGACTTACCTTCTGGATCCTTGACAAAGCCAAGCGTTCATTGGTGAAACATACGTTGGAGCTATCTTTGTGTTGTCACAGTAAGAGCAGAGACTTACCTTCTGGATTCTTGACAAAGCCAAACGTTCATTGGTGAAACATATGTTAGAGCTATCTttgtgatgtcacagtaagagcaGAGACTTACCTTCTGGATTCTTGACAAAGCCAAGTGTACATTGGTGAAACATACGTTGGAGCTATCTTCGTGACATCATAGTAAGGGCAGAGATTTACCTTCTGGATCCTTGACAAAGCCAAGCGTTCATTGGTGAAACATACGTTGGAGCTATCTTTGTGTTGTCACAGTAAGAGCAGAGACTTACCTTCTGGATTCTTGACAAAGCCAAACGTTCATTGGTGAAACATATGTTAGAGCTATCTttgtgatgtcacagtaagagcaGAGACTTACCTTCTGGATCCTTGACAAAGCCAAGCGTTCATTGGTGAAACATACGTTGGAGCTATCTTTGTGTTGTCACAGTAAGAGCAGAGACTTACCTTCTGGATTCTTGACAAAGCCAAACGTTCATTGGTGAAACATATGTTAGAGCTATCTttgtgatgtcacagtaagagcaGAGACTTACCTTCTGGATTCTTGACAAAGCCAAGTGTACATTGGTGAAACATACGTTGGAGCTATCTTCGTGACATCATAGTAAGGGCAGAGATTTACCTTCTGGATCCTTGACAAAGCCAAGCGTTCATTGGTGAAACATACTTTGGAGCTATCTTTGTGATGTCACAGTAAGGGCAGAGATTTAGCTTCTGGATCCTTGAGTGACTCTAAGGGGTCTCAGTGAGCCTTTAAATCTAGAGTTTGATATTGATGTTATATTGTACCACAGGACTTCACTATTCTTGGAGGTATAATCTTTTGGATCTTCAAGCAACATTTGTTGGAGCTCTTTTATTATATTTGATATCCTTTTATGCACATTTACATTGTTTTaagcatttatttttctttttattgtttgtgATTAAGACAGGTTTATATTTTGGGATTTTAAATGACACTTTATTGttgattcttattattttgcaatgttacAAAACCATTAATTAGTATTATAAGCATGTAATATACTAAAGAATCTTTTTCGCAAACCCATCATTAGTAAAACATGGTTTCCCGTATCTGGGAGCTTAGACCATCAGTGACATCTAACTTATACCAATCAATATGTTAATGTTTATCATGAGCACTAAATTTATATATCCACAAATTCAGGCAAGTTCCTCTGCTGCTATATAAAATAAGCCAAAAGCACGTCACTATGTAGTTAATCTGTTTAATATGTAATTAGTGTCTAATTTTATAAATGGTATCACTGTATTGTCAGACAATTTACAGGTTGCATTTGTTTTCTGTACAGGGAGACTCTCCACTCCCAAATCTCCTGGACCTTTCCCAACTTCTCCAGCAGGCTGGCGTGAGTCTGGGGAGGGATGAGGTAGTGAAGATATGTCTAGCGCTCAAGAGACTCGTAGACACACATCCCCTCCAATACTGTCGCCTCTGGGGCAAGATGCTGGGGACAGAAGGAGGTTACCTGGTGGCTGAAGTGCAGTTCCGGGAAGGGGAGGATGATGAAGCGGAggagagaggagaagaggaagAAAACGAGGTTGAGGAGCCAGAACATGAGGATGAGGAGGAAACGGAAGAGGCAGAGGACCTACCACCCAAATCCACGTATCGCCCCCCCCCTGTGATACCCATGGAAGAGTATGGAAAGGGAGCAAATAAATATGTTTACTATGTATGTTCTGAGGCAGGAACAGAATGGGTTAGACTGCCCCAAGTTACCCCGGCTCAGATCTGTGCTGCTCGTAAGGTATCTATCTACTTGTTgtagtctgtctgtctgcctgtctgtatatCATTATCTAATGTACAGAACTGCTGTAGgttggtctgtctgtctgtatctatatctaatgtacatatctgatgtaggttagtctgtctgtatctatatctaatgtacagatctgatgtaggttagtctgtctgtatctatatctaatgtacagatctgatgtaggttagtctgtctgtctgtatctatatctaatgtacagatctgctgtaggttagtctgtctgtatctatatctaatgtacagatctgctgtaggttagtctgtctgtctgtatctatatctaatgtacagatctgatataggttagtctgtctgtatctatatctaatgtacagatctgatgtaggttagtctgtctgtctgtatctatagctaatgtacagatctgatgtaggttagtctgtctgtatctatatctaatgtacagatctgctgtaggttagtctgtctgtctgtatctatatctaatgtacagatctgatgtaggttagtctgtctgtatctatatctaatgtacagatctgatgtaggttagtctgtctgtatctatatctaatgtacagatctgatgtaggttagtctgtctgtatctctatatctaatgtacagatctgatgtaggttagtctgtctgtatctatatctaatgtacagatctgatgtaggttagtctgtctgtctgtatctatatctaatgtacagatctg comes from the Bombina bombina isolate aBomBom1 unplaced genomic scaffold, aBomBom1.pri scaffold_1119, whole genome shotgun sequence genome and includes:
- the LOC128643334 gene encoding radial spoke head protein 6 homolog A codes for the protein MSHGHLPQSLDPLELQIRNAKAFLLQTDTSGVSVYEHLSTLLSRILSERPPHALESLRELSTEIQWSRLEQGPDALRTQREDPHTYIKADMQRALFSHGTGEGQETEGDADIGDSPLPNLLDLSQLLQQAGVSLGRDEVVKICLALKRLVDTHPLQYCRLWGKMLGTEGGYLVAEVQFREGEDDEAEERGEEEENEVEEPEHEDEEETEEAEDLPPKSTYRPPPVIPMEEYGKGANKYVYYVCSEAGTEWVRLPQVTPAQICAARKVSIYLL